Proteins from a genomic interval of Rhodothermales bacterium:
- a CDS encoding nuclear transport factor 2 family protein, producing MNATEHEVWQRELQIRAAIAQSSIPDLEDLIHQDLVFVIPSGAVLTKQADLESHRTGTISIAAADYSEDHIARVGSNFVTTTRVHLTGTWQRNPFKGDFRYIRVWARSKGGEWQVIAGSGTAIAT from the coding sequence ATGAACGCCACAGAGCACGAAGTCTGGCAACGCGAACTCCAAATCCGGGCGGCCATCGCCCAGAGTTCGATACCCGACCTGGAAGACTTGATCCATCAGGATCTGGTCTTCGTCATCCCCTCGGGCGCCGTTCTCACGAAACAGGCAGACCTGGAGTCCCACCGCACCGGGACCATCAGCATTGCGGCGGCCGACTACTCTGAGGACCACATCGCCAGGGTGGGCTCGAACTTTGTCACGACTACCCGAGTCCACCTTACCGGCACATGGCAGCGGAACCCCTTCAAGGGAGACTTCCGTTACATCCGCGTTTGGGCCCGGTCGAAGGGGGGCGAATGGCAGGTAATAGCCGGCTCCGGCACCGCCATCGCTACCTGA
- a CDS encoding outer membrane beta-barrel protein, translating into MTRLPRSTPAFRLASLALLALLIPSIAIGQESSDFRGFYIGVEGGAMSYNTQITFDGVDDPAGRGGVGYGAAVGYNHLRDRLLLGAELMFTDAPDPDPYTFDPAVIGFSEMDVLRGASVGLDVRAGVLLTKSILAYGAVGYSANHQSVRLDGVPLEEFANGSGPKRYGAVQLTAGLEWAFHERVGIRTSFRKLNGVDLSAEDFGTIPMDASLSRLDVEPSQQHFFTSILIRV; encoded by the coding sequence ATGACTCGCTTACCACGCAGCACTCCGGCATTCCGACTCGCCTCGCTGGCGCTATTGGCCCTCCTAATTCCGTCGATCGCGATTGGGCAAGAGTCCAGCGACTTCCGGGGTTTCTACATCGGCGTTGAGGGCGGAGCGATGAGCTACAACACCCAAATCACGTTCGATGGGGTGGATGACCCTGCCGGCCGAGGAGGAGTGGGTTACGGAGCAGCCGTCGGCTACAACCATCTTCGCGATCGCCTGTTGCTGGGAGCGGAACTGATGTTCACCGACGCCCCGGATCCGGATCCATATACGTTCGATCCGGCGGTGATCGGTTTTTCGGAGATGGACGTACTGCGAGGGGCGAGCGTTGGGCTGGATGTGCGGGCAGGTGTGCTGCTCACCAAGTCGATCCTTGCCTACGGAGCCGTCGGTTACTCTGCAAACCACCAGTCGGTGAGATTGGATGGCGTGCCCCTGGAGGAGTTTGCCAACGGCTCCGGACCAAAGCGCTATGGGGCCGTTCAGCTTACCGCCGGTCTGGAGTGGGCCTTCCACGAGCGGGTTGGGATTCGCACATCGTTCCGAAAACTGAACGGGGTTGACCTCAGCGCGGAAGACTTCGGCACGATCCCAATGGACGCGTCTCTCTCACGGCTGGATGTCGAACCGAGTCAGCAGCACTTCTTTACCTCGATCCTGATCCGCGTCTGA